A part of Anolis sagrei isolate rAnoSag1 chromosome 3, rAnoSag1.mat, whole genome shotgun sequence genomic DNA contains:
- the KCNE2 gene encoding potassium voltage-gated channel subfamily E member 2, with translation MAALENFTLALEDAFKKTFIKYMNNWRRNDTIEEDKLQARLDVENLDYVIMYLMVMIGIFSFIVVAILVSTVKSKRQEHSNDPYHQYIVDDWGEKIKIPIPLQDDLKATIHENTGAKDKV, from the coding sequence ATGGCTGCTTTAGAGAACTTCACCTTGGCTCTGGAAGATGCTTTTAAGAAGACCTTCATCAAGTACATGAACAATTGGCGCAGAAACGACACAATTGAAGAAGACAAGTTGCAAGCTAGACTTGACGTTGAAAATCTAGACTATGTCATTATGTATCTCATGGTGATGATTGGCATCTTCTCCTTCATTGTTGTGGCCATCCTAGTGAGCACCGTGAAATCAAAGAGGCAAGAGCACTCCAACGATCCATATCACCAATACATCGTTGATGACTGGGGTGAAAAGATCAAAATTCCCATTCCACTTCAAGATGACCTTAAAGCCACCATCCATGAAAATACTGGGGCAAAAGACAAAGTTTAG